The Amycolatopsis sp. DG1A-15b genome contains the following window.
CCGTGCGGCCCGTTCGCCTACCAACGTTGCCGTTTGTGGGAAAAGGGAGTCAGATCGGTCGCGTGGAGGACACCGCCGCCGACATCGCCGCTGCGCTCGACCAGGTCGGGGTCCGGCTCAAGCGCATCCGTACCCAACGCCGGATGACCCTCACCGGAGTCGCGAAGGCGACCGGCATCTCGAAGAGCACACTGTCGCGGCTCGAGAACGGACAGCGGCGGCCCACCCTGGAACTGCTCCTCGCGCTGTCGCACGCCTACCGGGTGCCGCTGGACGAGCTCGTCGCCGCGCCCGAGGAGGGCGATCCGCGCCTGCGGCTCAAGCCCAGCCAGGTCAAGGGCCGGATCGTGATCCCGCTGACCCGGCAGCCGGACGGGATGCAGGCCTGGAAGATCGTCATCCCGACCGGCAACGCCACCCCGCAGCCGCGGGCACATGACGGCCACGAATGGCTCTACGTCCTGTCCGGGCACATCCAGTTGGTCCTCGGCGACCAAAACTGGGTGCTCGAGCCAGGCGAGGTCGCCTCCTTCGGCACCACAGTGCCGCACTGGTTCGGCAGCACCGGCGACGAACCCGCGGAGATCCTCAGCATCTTCGGAAAGCCCGGCGAGCGGATGACCGTTCGAACGACATCGCCATAGGCCGTGGTCAGCGGTCGCTCAGGTCGAGCTCCCTGCCCGGCGGACCGCCGCCCGACGAAAGAACGACACTGGCCCTTCGACCCGGAAGTCGACCAGACTGCAGTCGCGCAGGCACGCCACGGGGCTGGGGTGTGACGAGCGAGGGAATCCAGACCAGACGCAGCACGAATTGATGGTGGTGGCCGCGATCGACCCCGGTGGGGTGGCGTAGGCGACGGATGGGGTGATCAGCAGGTGCGGGTTGATGGTGTCGGGCCAGCACCGGTGCGCTCGTGTAGCCAGGCGCGCGCGAGTTCGTGGATGACATGCTCGAGCGCGCCGGCTTCGCCTACACCGAGGAAGTTGTGGCCACACCGGAGGAAGACCTGCTCGCCGTGCGCAACGCCAGAAACCCGCCATCACCCCGTCGAGTTGACGAACCAGCCAGCCACCGGCAACGATCAGCCACGCGGCCCCGACCAAGCCCGAGCCGGTCCCTAGCTCGTGGCAAACCGGTGATCCCATGATCGTGGCAGGCGACACCACCGGCAGGCAACAACCGGGCGCCGTCCACGACGGCTGTTGCAGATCAGATGCTCCGCACCCGAGCCGGCACGGACTTCCGCCGTGCCGGGAATCAGCCGCGCGGCAAGCCGTCCCGATCCCGGCCCGCCGACCCTGGGTCCTCGTACGGGGGATTCTTGCTGGTAAATCGCGCAAAGCGCCTAGACTGTCCGGACCGGCCCAGACCTCGGCACGTCTGCAGCTCCATGCCACGCGTGGAGCGCACCAGCGTACGAGGAGAGACAATGACGGCCGGGGACCCGGACCGTATCGCGCCAGCGGGCCAAGGCCCCCACCCGCCGCGACGGCAGATCGCGTTCACCGTCGGGACCTGGCGGGTCACGTTCACCGACCGGATCCACGCTCGCCACGGACCGGCACCCTCGCCGGTCTGCCCGAGTTCGGACCCCAGAGCATCCGAGTCCCGTCATCGCCGACGGCAGCCCCTCGCCCTCGGTGTCCTGGGTTGACGACAAGGAGGTCATCGGCGTTACCGCGCCGCAGGCTGGCGAACCACCGAGTCGGCGCCCCCGAACAGGTGGGGGGTGGGATCGCGCCTCGTAGTCCTGTTCCGCGTGCTGCGCGCGGTGTCGCGTCACCGGCACGACGCCGACAAGTTTACCGCCTTCGTCGACGGAGCCGCGGCGCACAAGGTGGTCGACGCCCGGCGGTACAACAACGGAACATCGTGATCCTGCGGCAAGCCCGAGCGTCGCGAACCCGGTTCCGGAATGGTTGGATGGAGGACGGTTGAGCCGGCAGCCTCCGGCGACCGTGCCGGTCCAGCCCCGCCCGGCGCAGCCGGTTCCCAGGAGGTTGCCCGTGCCCGCGCCCGAAACGCCGGTTCCACCGGAAAACTCATCTCATCCGAGCGGCTTCGCCGACGACGAAGCAACCGCAGCCGAACTCAGCACCACCGCACAACCCTTGGGCGCCAGAGGCAAACCGCTCAACCGGCGCTCACCGTTCCTGATCGGCATGACAGCCGCCGCCGGCGTCGCGGTCACCTACGGGCTCGTCCGGATCATCGTCGGCCTCCAAGACGTCCTCGTCCTCATCGGCCTCGCCCTGTTCCTCGCCATCGGACTCGAACCCGCGGTGGCGTGGCTGACCCGGCACCGCTTTCCCCGCTGGCTCGCCGTGACGACCGTCTTCGTCGCCGGGTTGCTCGCCGTCGGCGGATTCCTCACCGCCGCCATCCCGGTCGTGGTCGAGCAGGCGAGCCAGTTCATCGCCAAAGCACCCGCCTACCTGCGCGAAGCCCAGGACCACAGCACCCTGCTGGGCCGTCTCAACGAGCGGTTCCACCTGCAGCAACAGGTCGAAAGCCTGGTCAGCGGATCCGCACTG
Protein-coding sequences here:
- a CDS encoding XRE family transcriptional regulator; this translates as MEDTAADIAAALDQVGVRLKRIRTQRRMTLTGVAKATGISKSTLSRLENGQRRPTLELLLALSHAYRVPLDELVAAPEEGDPRLRLKPSQVKGRIVIPLTRQPDGMQAWKIVIPTGNATPQPRAHDGHEWLYVLSGHIQLVLGDQNWVLEPGEVASFGTTVPHWFGSTGDEPAEILSIFGKPGERMTVRTTSP